The segment GAGTCGTGGTTTTGCTACACGCTTCCTTCAGACCCCGCCTCGCGACGGATGCCCTTGCGCTTCGCTAGTCCTTCACCTCCATCAAGTTGGACAGGGGACTCGCACCCCCGAGTTGAGAAACATGCCTGGCAAACACAAAAAAAGACCCGCCAAGAATGACGGGTCTTCATTGATGTTTTGCAAAGCTTTCCGTGACGGCCGTCGGCCGCCGAAAGACAATAGTTGCCGCTCGCTACACACTCGACACTGGCAGCGCCGCGACAGGCGTCTCGCGTTTCGAGTCTAGACCAAGTTCTTGCGAACAGCCCATACCGCGGCTTGTGTGCGATCGCTGACACCGATCTTGCGAAGGATGTGCTGCACATGCTCCTTGACCGTTTCGTAGCTGATACCGAGCATCTTTGCGATCTCTTTGTTCGTCAGCCCCAGAGCCATTTGACGCAGAACTTCGCTTTCACGCTGGGTTAGCGGAACTTCGATGTCCTGGCTAAGTCGTGGCGTCGCAAGAGCCCCCGTGACCCGGCGAAGCTCTTCGCGAGTCCAGGCCGATTCGCCTGCGACGGCGGTGTTGAGTGACTCAATCAAACGTTCGCGAGTCGCCGATTTAAGAATGTAGCCCGATGCCCCCAACGCAACCGCTCGAGCAATGTAAGTCGGGTTGTCGTAGGCCGAAAACAGAACAATTGGCAGATCAGGATGATCAAGTTTCAGGCGTCCCAGAGCGTTAAGCCCATCGCCACCTTCCATTCGAATGTCCATCAATACAACGTCGGGAACCGACTTTTCAACCGCAGCCAAAGCCTCGGCCGCGTTCGTCGCTTCAGCGACGATCTCCAAGTCAGTCCCTTCCAGCATCAGCTTAAGGCCCATTCGGATGATCGCGTGATCATCAACAATCAAAATCTTCTTGCTCATTTCATTTCCAGTGGTAAAGAAAAGCCTCAGCGCACAGCTGGTTGCCTAGGACAAAAGCCCCGCGAATCATCTCGCATCAGCACTATGCCGCTATTCGATTGAACGGCAAAATGACCCCAAACCAATGAACCCACCCAGCTGCCGACTCAATGGCGACTCTCGCTGACTGGATCAAAAGGCAATGCTATTGGGAAAACCAAGTCCACATGGGTTAGAGGTTAAAGCAATCTACCGTAGTGGCAAGCGTCAAAGGCTCCACCACGAGGCACCAATTACTAAAACTTTCACAGTCTTGCCGACTGCGAAACCCACCAAAATGGCCGAACTACCGCGCATTGCAACACAACAACTCAACCCGGTGTACTTCACCTAACCCCTCTCCTCGTCAATTGTATCCTTTCAAATCCCGATACGCCCCCAAATGGTGGCAATTTCGCGGAAACTCGCAATATTTATGAGGACTTTTTGTCCGGATGCGCGTTTGAAACGGAAATTCGTTGATACAGCAACGGAAAAACCCCTCCGCAGAATTACTCATTCGTCCAGAAAGCGTGCTGCGAGTTGCGTACCAAAACACCGTGGTGTGCGATGTGATGCGCATCGATAGATGCCGCTCTGACTTCCAATCCACGTCGGCAATTCAATCGATGCAGGGCCCACTGCCGGCCGAGCCTCCGGACTCTGGACGGATGATGGTTAGGCGGCGATGCTACTAGAAGTAGCCTGCCTTTTGCTTGCCACCATGTCTCGAAACTGCAGACGCAAATTCTTAAGCCAGAAAATCAGATAAACGTTGGCAACGAAAGAGATCAGCAGCAATCCGTTGAACAGTGGCTGAGCGGCAACTTGCGGTGGGTCACTAAATCCCGACGATTGATTCGTCTGTCCCGATTGCAAATCAAAATTCACCGATGACCCCGCGGTTCCGCGAGCTTCGGACGTCTGTGATCCTCGCGACTCGGTTGCCGGCGGCCTCGAATTGACCAGGCTCTCTCGCGGGTACTGACTCGACGAATTAAAGGTCGGCCGCCCTGCGGCGATTGATTCGCGATCGTCTTCGCCATAGCGTGCCCCACCGATCGGTCCATTGGCCCAATTCGTTTGGCTTTGCCCGCCAAACTGGCCACTTAGATTTCGATCCGATGCACTGGCAAAGCTAGGCGACTGGAACTCCGGCGTTGGGAACGTTGATGGATTACTAGCCGACTCGCCAAATGGCGAAACTGGTTGCGATCGATACTGAGAAGCATCGGAACCTGCGTTTTCGAGTAAATACTCGTTAGGCATTAGCTGTCTGCGTGTGTCGTAGATTCGATTCTGTTCATCGACTGCCCACGCTCCCGCGGCCAATTGGGCCGCTGTTAAACGGCTGTCAGGCGTGGTTTGAGTGGCTTCGCGATACGTCAAACCATTGCCAGAAAGACTTGACCGAGACGAGTAATCGTTGCGAGTATCGCGACTGGTTACCGGTGGCTGCAATTGAGTCGGCGATTCTTGACGCTGGGCAAGCAACTGCTGCTCACGCCGTTGTTCTTCGAGCCGTTGTTTTGCAAGTCGTTGCTGCTGCTCTTGCAGCAAAAGTTCTTCCTGTTGTTGACGAGCTTGTTGGGCACGTCGATCCGCCATGATCTGGTCGTACTGAGACACGGCGGGGGTTCGGCTGTTCGTCGCCGACGAATTGGGCTGACCGTAGGAATTTGACGATCCGCCCACGCTATTTGGCGGCGCCAGGCCGGCGGGCGGACGACCAAAGGTATCGGTCGAGCGCAATCCGTTTGTTGAAAGTGTGTTCGCATTGGAAGCGTCCCGCGCGGCCGCAACGCGATCGGGATCTCCCCAATTATTATCGCGTTCTGTCGCACCTGCGGCCGTCGTTCCCCACGGCGATGCAGAATTTCCGGACCTGTCGTTTTGTCCCAACAACGGCGGCGCAGCAAATCCGGCATTTCCCCCCGCATTGCTTCTGGCGGCCGTACTGGCGGCTTGTGGCCGAGTCGATGGCGGAGGCACGAGGGCTGAACTGCGGGCGTCGGCAGTGGATGGCCCTGCGCCGGTGCCGCCCGATCCAAAGGCCTGACCGAGCGCTTGGCTGGTGCGGTCAGCGATCTCTCGCCCCGCTCGATCGATATTGGTTCGAGCGGTATTCGCGGCATCAGTTAAACTTGGCGTCGTTGGGAACGAGAAACCACCGCCTTGGGTACCCCCCTGCGGATCAGGTTTCATCGCCGTGGTTTTCCCGGCCGTATTTTTCATCGGCACTTTCATCGACGGCGAAACCGAAGCCATTTCGGGGATCGCAATCGACGTCGCATCGGAATTTGCGACAAAGTCACTTTCGACGGTTGCAGAGGGCATTTTGTGAGGCAACAGGCCGTCACCAACTCGGATGACGATCTTCGTCACGCGACCGCGCACGGCCGGATCGACCACGCTGCTGATCTCGCCGATCCGCTGTAATTGATCTACCTCCGACGATGGAACTTGGACAATGTACTGAACACCATCCGCATTCTCATCGGGTTGCCATCCGTACGTGATCCCCATGCCCATGGCGGCGATCATCATTAGCACCGGGACTCCGCCCATCGCTGTATCCTTCAGTGACGTTTTGGAACTGGGGGAGTTTAATGTGCCATCCGCGCAGCCTCTCCCTCAGGTTTCACGACAATCCTAACCGTCGACCCGCGATCGGGTAAAGAGAGATTCTGTGGGCAATTGGCACAGTGGAACGCGGCGGCGCAAAGCTGCAGAGTCTGGGCCGCCTAGGCGGTCACCACGTCGCCCCTAAACCGGAACACGGCATTCAATGCTGGCCGGCAAGCAAGTGACATTCGCGGCCAACACTAAATCAGTTTTTTCAACCGATCGATCGCACCAATCAAAGCATCCGCCGCCCGATCGATCTGGACCATTGTATTGAAACGACCGATCCCGAACCGCGCACTGCGACGAGCCTCAGATTCGCTCAGCCCCATTGCTATCAACACATGACTGGGCATTGGATCGACGTTGCTGCACGCCGATCCAGTACTGAACGCAACATCCGGGGCCGCCGCCATCCAGGTTTCGCCCTCAACCGAGGCAAGCCGCAAATTCAGGTTTCCCACCAACCGTTCGCTACCATCGAGACTCGGTCCATTCAGTTCAACACCCTCGATTCCGCCGCGAAGGCGATTCCAAAAACGATCCCGCATAGCAAGCACGCTGGCTCGATCGGATTCCATAGATTGACTGCAAATCTCGAGAGCACGCGTCAATCCGACTACCATCGCCGGAGCCATCGTGCCGCTACGCAGTCCCCGCTGTTGCCCACCACCCACAATTTCGGGACGCAGCCGAACTCGCCGATTGCCGCCGCCAACGACCAACAATCCGATCCCTTTGGGACCGTAAAACTTGTGCGCCGACCCGCTAACCAAGTCGATGTCGGCCGCGGCAATGTTGATCGGTATCCGCCCGATCACCTGCGTTGCATCACAGTGAAAGAGAGCACCATGCCGGTGAGCCAATTCGGCGATTTCATAAAGCGGCGCGATCGCGCCGACTTCGTTGTTGGCTGCCATCACTGAAACGATCACGGTGTCATCGTCAATTGCATCGGCCAATCGATCCAGATCCACCACGCCCGCCTTCGGCGACCCCGCCGGGATCACAGGGACCACCGTGACGCGGAATCCGTCGCGTTTCAAATCTTCGCATACATCCAAGACGGCTGGATGCTCGGTCGCCACGGTCACGATGTGCCGCCGTTTTTGACGCGGGTGCAGACACACGCCACGGATCGCCAAGTTATTTGCCTCGGTCGCACCGCTGGTGAATACCATCGTTTCCGGCGAGGCACCAATGAGCTTAGCGACCGATTTCGTCGAACGATCGATCGCATCCGCGGCAGCAACACCCGCACGATGACCGCTGTGCGGATTTCCATAGTCTTGGGTCAGCCATGGCAGCATTGCCTCGACGACCAGAGGATCGCAGATCGTTGTCGAATGATTGTCCAGATAAATCATCAGCGGTGGACTAACGGTAAAGAGCGTCGATCGCCAACTGACTCCACGTTTCCAGCCCGTCACGCTCGGACTTCAACGTTTCGACGGAAACAAATCCGCCGTCGGCTAGATCAGCTTCGTTGCTTTTCACATCGGGCGTTTTCAAAACAAACCGATGAACGACCCCAACATGAACTTTGCCGACGTCGTTCGATGGATCATAGATCAGGCCTTCCTGAGTTTCATCGTAGCCTGATTCTAGTTGGATTTCCTCCGCCAATTCTCGGTGCATTCCCGTTGTGTAGGGATCCGCACCACCGGCTGCGTCTTCTTCGCTGATGTGGCCGCCGATGCCGACGCTGCGCTTCGCATGCAAGCGTTTCTCGCCTGATCCACCGCCACGCGTGTAGGTAAACAAGTGAACGACTCCGTCGGCGTCTGTCCATTGCAGCAACACGTAGGGGATCAGTTGCTTGAACGAAGGGTCCGTTTCCATGGTGCTACGAGGATGAAACGTCAACTGGTCACTGGCCAAAATCGGCTTCAAAAACCGATCCAAATCGGGCTCAAACCCGGCGATCGTGCCGATGGAGTCGATGACGGAAGCAGGAATGACCAGGATGTGTTCTTCTTTGCCCGACAAGTCGTTGGCTCCGGTTGCAAGTGCGATGGTGCGATGAATCGTAAGCCGATAGTTGATCGTATCAGCCACGAAGCTCAAGTAGCCGTCGCCACTCGTTCGTCAGCCGGCCGCTATCCCGATCATCTCCTCACCTTCCGCCAATCAAGTCGCGTGAATCCGATCGAATGCGTCGCCATCGACGTCAAACGAATCCCGGTAACCACGACCACCAATCGTGCCGATCACCTCAAGCAGTATCCCTGACGGCGTCGCTTGCTGAGTCACCTGTGCTTGCGTTGCCGATGCTTGCGTCGACAGCCGAGCAGGTTTCGGCAATTCAGGAACAGCAAACTCAATCAGCTCTCCTTCCACTCGGCAGGAACCTAATTTCAAGCTCACCGTTTCGCTCGGCAAATCCTTGTTCTCGGCTCCCGTTTGCATCTTGTCACTTGGTGGAATGGCCCAGCGAACTTCCAAATCAACGGCATCAGACGGTACTCCCGACGCCAATCCACCCGCAACCTTCAATCCCATCGTGTCGTCGATATCGCTTGGCAACCACAGCGTTCCCACTCTCCGCTGGGTCACAAAGGCGTATCGCCAGCCGAAGAAAATGAAGACTGCGGAAATCGCCGCCAAGACCATCGACACGATCGCCCCCCACTGACCCGCACCGATGCCGACCATGGCAATCGTCACGGCGGTGGCAAACGAAACCAGATGCAGGATCAATATCCACAGCCACGCGCGCCGCGTTCCAGCATGCTTGGACACCAATCGCCATCGCCCTCGAACGACTTTGGGCGGTGCGGCGGCCGATAAATAACCGAGCCCAGCAATACCGACACTGCCATGCGTCACCAAAAACAACAGCGCGAACCCAAGGCTTCCCGATTGAATCCGACCATCCAAAACGGCTTCCGACGGATTGCTAGGGTTGACCAGGCACGTCATTGAACCGGCTTGGTTGGCTTGCGACAATTCGCGATACAGTTGACGCGGATACTTATCGCTACTGGATCCCATTTCGAAAAAGCTGACTCGTTCGCTAATAAAGTCTCGGGCACCAAACTGGTACCGATACCGGCACTTGAGCCGATAGGACGCCCCGTCAGAATCTCGATGCTCGTCCACCTCCAACATCTCGGCAGTCGCCGGAACCGATTGCCAGTGCAGACCGCCGAACCACTCAGCGAGCCCTCGCAAGGTGATTCCCCCCAAAAACAATCCGGCGATCGCAAAGATGCCAAAGAAACACAATCCGACAGTGCGCTGCATTGGCTTTCGACTCTCTATCAACTCGTACTTGATCGCCGGCTTTCGAAGATATTCCGACTGGACGCACACATTGTACCGACCGACTCGTTACGACTCAGACGCTTGATTCCTGGATTTACGAGCCACGAATCGGCCATGCCCTAACGTTCCGGTGAACTGTCCGTCCCGGGCACTGACTTGTCCACGACACAAAACAACCGCCGGCCGACCAGCGATTTCAAAGCCTTCGAATCCGTCGTAATCCGTATTCATCAAGTGAGTTTCCGCACTGATCGTGCCACGGTACTCGGGATCCCAGATGACCAGATCGGCGTCGCTGCCAACCTGCAAAGTTCCTTTGGTCGGATACATACCGAAAAGCTTGGCTGCGTTGGTGGATACCAGTCGCACGAATTGCTGCAACGTGATCCGTCCCGTCAAGACTCCATGCGTGTAAAGCAGCGTTGCCCGGTGTTCGACCGACGGGATACCGTTGGGGATCTTTGTGAAGTCCGATTCCGGCGGTTTGCCCATTTCTTTTTGAATGACAAAGTCAAACGGCGCGTGATCGGTCGCGACCGTGGCAATCACATCCGACTCGATCGCATTCCACAAAAACGCTTGATGGGAAACGTCACGAAGCGGCGGACTCATGACGTACTTTGCCCCTTCGAAATCCGGTCGCTCAGCGTAAGTTTTATCCAGAACCAAATGCGGAATCACCGTCTCAATCGCAACATCCACCCCACGAGCCTGAAACTTCTGAGCCGCCTCAACGGCCGGCTGGCACGACGTGTGAACGATATATCCGCTCGCTCCGGTCATTTCCAAGAACGTGCAAAAATGATGCACGCCCTCGGCTTCGACTTCGACCGGGCGTGAGGGTTCGTGGTATTCCGGACCAAGGTTTCCGCTGGCCACCAACTCGGATTGCAACGAAGCAACCAACTCTGCGTTTTCACAGTGGGCCGTTACGATAACACCCAATTCTTTTGCCAATCGGCAGACTTGAAACAGTTCAGAATCCGTGACGCTGAAGGCTCCTTTATACGCCAGAAACACCTTGAACGACTGAATGCCATCTTCGGCGATCTGGCGAAGCTGATCTTTGACCGTCGAATCGAATCGCGTCACACCCATGTGAAACGAAAAATCACAGGCCGAAACTCCGACGGCTTTGCTCTTCCATAACTGATAAGCATCGATGGGTTCATCGTCGCGAGCTGGACAGCACATTTCGATCAACGTTGTCGTGCCACCGACCAACGCGGCACGGCTCGCCGAATCGTACGTGTCTTTTGCACAGGTTCCCATGAACGGCAGGTAGACATGGACGTGCGGATCGATGAAACCTGGGAACACATACTTCCCCGCAGCGTCGATCACTTCAACATCATTCTCCGCTGCAATCGATGGTTCGATTCGAACAATCGTTTCACCATCAACCAGAATATCAGCCACATAGTCTTGGTCGGCAGTGATGATGCGACCATTCTTGATCAGAAGATTCAAGGATTATCCTGCGTTGTCGAAGTAAACGAAGCGGTTTGGGGGGCGGCACAGATCAATCACGGAACAATCACGGAATCCTTGCGATGTCGCCGCGATCCGTCGCGTTGGTACGCACAGCTTAACATGAAGTGGAAAAACACGGTCGGGCCTCGTCGCCGAGTTGTTTGCAAATATGGCCTTAGTATTCATCGTGAAATGGGCTGTCGCGTTCGTTAGAATTCAACGGCAGCCTGAAATCGCTGAAAACAGACAATTCTGACGTCCGTGGTGTGAATCGCTCGCACCGCTGGCCCCCAACGAACTCATTTCCAATCGCTCTAGAGTCTTTCATGACACCTTCTCACTTGATCTGCTGCGTCTACTTACTGGCTGGATCACTGACGTTCAACTTGACGCTCGCCACGGCCGCGCAACCGAACTTTGTGATTTTGATCGCCGACGATGTCAGCTACAACGACCTGGGGTGTTATGGCAGCCTCGATGCTCGCACCCCCAAAATCGATGCTCTTGCCAAGCAAGGTGTGCGTTTCACCAATGCCTTTTTAACCGCCAGTAGTTGCAGCCCCAGCCGAAGCAGCATCATCACCGGACGCTACCCGCACAACAACGGACAAGCCGCCGAGTTGCATCAAGCGATCTCAGGGCACTTGCCTTCGTTCACCGGAACCTTGCGTGACAACGGATACTTCACGTGTCTGGCGGGCAAGCATCACATGACCTGGGACGACACGCCAGCCGGCGAGACCAAGCCGACCGAACCGTTCGACAAAGTCTTTCCACCGAACGAACCCGGCAACTCGGGCGGTCATGCGAACTGGATCAATGCAATCGAACAGCGTCCCCAGGACCAACCATTCTGTTTTTGGTTTGCTGCACTGGACGCGCATCGTGATTGGGATGGCGACCGACAATGGGACGAAGCTTTGTACGGCCCAATGCACGATCCGAGCACGCTCCATTTGCCGCCAGCGTTCGTCGATACGCCACAGACTCGCCAGGACTTTGCGTCGTACCTGAACGAAGTCACTCGATTTGATCACTTTGTCGGACGAGTCGTCGACCGTTTGAAAGCCGACGGTACTTTTGACAACACGTACATTTTTGTTCTGGCAGATAACGGACGTCCGTTTCCTCGCGCCAAGACACGACTGCACGACGATGGGATGCAAACATACCTGGTCGCCACGGGACCAACGATCAAACATCCCGGTGCCACCTGCGATTCGCTTGTCAGTGTGATCGACATCGCGCCCACAATCCTGGAATTAGCCGGTGCAGCAAAGCCAAACAGCTTCCAAGGCGTATCGATGCTGCCGCTGTTCGATGACCTAACGGCCTCCATTCGCACGCAT is part of the Rubripirellula reticaptiva genome and harbors:
- a CDS encoding response regulator is translated as MSKKILIVDDHAIIRMGLKLMLEGTDLEIVAEATNAAEALAAVEKSVPDVVLMDIRMEGGDGLNALGRLKLDHPDLPIVLFSAYDNPTYIARAVALGASGYILKSATRERLIESLNTAVAGESAWTREELRRVTGALATPRLSQDIEVPLTQRESEVLRQMALGLTNKEIAKMLGISYETVKEHVQHILRKIGVSDRTQAAVWAVRKNLV
- a CDS encoding cysteine desulfurase family protein, whose protein sequence is MTGWKRGVSWRSTLFTVSPPLMIYLDNHSTTICDPLVVEAMLPWLTQDYGNPHSGHRAGVAAADAIDRSTKSVAKLIGASPETMVFTSGATEANNLAIRGVCLHPRQKRRHIVTVATEHPAVLDVCEDLKRDGFRVTVVPVIPAGSPKAGVVDLDRLADAIDDDTVIVSVMAANNEVGAIAPLYEIAELAHRHGALFHCDATQVIGRIPINIAAADIDLVSGSAHKFYGPKGIGLLVVGGGNRRVRLRPEIVGGGQQRGLRSGTMAPAMVVGLTRALEICSQSMESDRASVLAMRDRFWNRLRGGIEGVELNGPSLDGSERLVGNLNLRLASVEGETWMAAAPDVAFSTGSACSNVDPMPSHVLIAMGLSESEARRSARFGIGRFNTMVQIDRAADALIGAIDRLKKLI
- a CDS encoding phosphoesterase, with the protein product MSGKEEHILVIPASVIDSIGTIAGFEPDLDRFLKPILASDQLTFHPRSTMETDPSFKQLIPYVLLQWTDADGVVHLFTYTRGGGSGEKRLHAKRSVGIGGHISEEDAAGGADPYTTGMHRELAEEIQLESGYDETQEGLIYDPSNDVGKVHVGVVHRFVLKTPDVKSNEADLADGGFVSVETLKSERDGLETWSQLAIDALYR
- a CDS encoding DUF3592 domain-containing protein produces the protein MQRTVGLCFFGIFAIAGLFLGGITLRGLAEWFGGLHWQSVPATAEMLEVDEHRDSDGASYRLKCRYRYQFGARDFISERVSFFEMGSSSDKYPRQLYRELSQANQAGSMTCLVNPSNPSEAVLDGRIQSGSLGFALLFLVTHGSVGIAGLGYLSAAAPPKVVRGRWRLVSKHAGTRRAWLWILILHLVSFATAVTIAMVGIGAGQWGAIVSMVLAAISAVFIFFGWRYAFVTQRRVGTLWLPSDIDDTMGLKVAGGLASGVPSDAVDLEVRWAIPPSDKMQTGAENKDLPSETVSLKLGSCRVEGELIEFAVPELPKPARLSTQASATQAQVTQQATPSGILLEVIGTIGGRGYRDSFDVDGDAFDRIHAT
- the hydA gene encoding dihydropyrimidinase yields the protein MNLLIKNGRIITADQDYVADILVDGETIVRIEPSIAAENDVEVIDAAGKYVFPGFIDPHVHVYLPFMGTCAKDTYDSASRAALVGGTTTLIEMCCPARDDEPIDAYQLWKSKAVGVSACDFSFHMGVTRFDSTVKDQLRQIAEDGIQSFKVFLAYKGAFSVTDSELFQVCRLAKELGVIVTAHCENAELVASLQSELVASGNLGPEYHEPSRPVEVEAEGVHHFCTFLEMTGASGYIVHTSCQPAVEAAQKFQARGVDVAIETVIPHLVLDKTYAERPDFEGAKYVMSPPLRDVSHQAFLWNAIESDVIATVATDHAPFDFVIQKEMGKPPESDFTKIPNGIPSVEHRATLLYTHGVLTGRITLQQFVRLVSTNAAKLFGMYPTKGTLQVGSDADLVIWDPEYRGTISAETHLMNTDYDGFEGFEIAGRPAVVLCRGQVSARDGQFTGTLGHGRFVARKSRNQASES
- a CDS encoding sulfatase family protein; amino-acid sequence: MTPSHLICCVYLLAGSLTFNLTLATAAQPNFVILIADDVSYNDLGCYGSLDARTPKIDALAKQGVRFTNAFLTASSCSPSRSSIITGRYPHNNGQAAELHQAISGHLPSFTGTLRDNGYFTCLAGKHHMTWDDTPAGETKPTEPFDKVFPPNEPGNSGGHANWINAIEQRPQDQPFCFWFAALDAHRDWDGDRQWDEALYGPMHDPSTLHLPPAFVDTPQTRQDFASYLNEVTRFDHFVGRVVDRLKADGTFDNTYIFVLADNGRPFPRAKTRLHDDGMQTYLVATGPTIKHPGATCDSLVSVIDIAPTILELAGAAKPNSFQGVSMLPLFDDLTASIRTHAFSEHNWHDYEALARSVRDGRWLLIRNFRPQLAMQGPADSVRSPTHQALRSAAASTESLTPIQADVLAAPRPETELYDTTGDPHQVHNLAGDPAYAAIESRLLKTLETWQEKTGDDAPETVTPDLFDRDTGESLGLGKANAAQLRQPYPGYRNHADTINNPGLRHHNRN